A region from the Salvia splendens isolate huo1 chromosome 15, SspV2, whole genome shotgun sequence genome encodes:
- the LOC121766407 gene encoding glycosyltransferase BC10-like, translating to MLSPKLGAQSERMKRRSSSGKFHHRWKRKFFAFLLIAICFATFMLMESEYSKIKMPSFISPPLQKPKIAFLFIARNRIPLDIVWDVFFQGDTENRFSIYVHSRPGFLLNAATTRSKFFLNRQVNDSIQVDWGEASMIQAERILLQSALMDPFNDRFLFLSDSCVPLYNFSYTYDYIMSTPNSFVDSFADKKESRYNPKMHPVISIDNWRKGSQWVVLTRKHAEVVVEDKTVFSMFQLQCKTKSLPEFWRDRHIPADTSAEHNCIPDEHYVQTLLTIKGLEGEITRRSLTHSSWDLTSSRDPHRKGWHPVTYKLADATSSLIQSIKAIDNIYFETEYRREWCTSKGKPSQCFLFARKFTRPAALRLLNMSAFGFSREATT from the exons ATGCTGAGCCCTAAATTAGGAGCTCAGTCAGAGCGGATGAAGCGGAGGTCGAGTTCGGGGAAATTTCATCATAGGTGGAAGCGGAAATTCTTCGCGTTTCTCTTGATTGCGATTTGTTTCGCCACGTTTATGTTGATGGAATCGGAGTACAGTAAGATCAAAATGCCTTCGTTCATATCTCCGCCGCTGCAGAAGCCGAAGATTGCTTTTCTTTTTATTGCTCGGAATCGGATTCCTCTCGACATTGTTTGGGATGTATTTTTTCAG GGTGATACAGAGAATAGATTTTCCATTTATGTTCATTCAAGACCAGGGTTCTTGCTAAATGCAGCAACGACGAGATCAAAATTTTTCTTAAACCGTCAAGTGAATGATAGCATACAG GTAGATTGGGGAGAAGCAAGCATGATCCAGGCGGAGCGTATTTTGCTTCAAAGTGCACTGATGGATCCTTTCAATGATCGGTTTCTTTTCCTTTCAGACAG CTGTGTACCTCTCTATAATTTCAGCTACACATATGACTATATAATGTCAACCCCAAATAGCTTTGTGGACAG TTTTGCTGATAAAAAGGAAAGTCGTTATAATCCAAAAATGCATCCAGTGATTTCTATTGACAACTGGAGGAAGGGATCTCAG TGGGTTGTTCTGACCAGAAAGCATGCTGAGGTTGTAGTTGAAGATAAAACTGTATTCTCTATGTTTCAGTTACAATGCAAG ACGAAGTCATTACCTGAATTTTGGCGAGACCGTCACATT CCTGCCGATACATCCGCTGAACATAATTGTATACCCGATGAACACTATGTTCAAACCTTGCTCACT ATAAAAGGCCTGGAAGGAGAAATCACTAGAAGGTCACTGACTCACAGTTCTTGGGATCTAACATCTTCAAGGGATCCTCATAGGAAAGGATGGCATCCAGTCACTTATAAGTTGGCCGATGCTACTTCCAGTCTTATCCAGTCCATCAAG GCCATAGATAACATCTATTTCGAGACTGAGTACAGAAGAGAATGGTGCACTAGCAAGGGGAAACCCTCTCAATGCTTCCTTTTCGCCAGGAAATTCACGCGGCCTGCTGCCTTGCGTCTTCTCAATATG TCTGCTTTCGGATTTTCCCGAGAAGCTACAACTTGA
- the LOC121769177 gene encoding sirohydrochlorin ferrochelatase, chloroplastic-like isoform X2, protein MAASSSPLNLSRLELGRRPDCSVPNFVKLRRNPSKPKYLPSRLCVASAANGGGFRNPVVEGDGIIIVDHGSRRKESNLMLNEFVIMFRDKTKYPIVEPAHMELAEPSIKDAFDSCVEQGARRVIVSPFFLFPGRHWHQDIPSLTAEAAKDHPEVSYVITAPLGLHELLVDVVNDRITYCLNHVAGEKEECSVCAGTGKCRLYN, encoded by the exons ATGGCGGCATCATCTTCTCCACTCAATTTAAGCAG GTTAGAATTGGGGAGAAGGCCTGATTGTTCGGTTCCCAATTTTGTGAAATTGCGTCGGAATCCATCAAAACCCAAATATTTACCGTCAAGGTTGTGTGTGGCATCCGCCGCGAATGGCGGCGGATTTAGGAACCCAGTTGTTGAAGGTGATGGCATCATCATCGTCGACCACGGTTCGCGCCGAAAGGAATCCAATCTTATGCTGA ATGAATTCGTGATTATGTTTAGAGATAAAACGAAATATCCGATTGTGGAGCCTGCTCATATG GAACTGGCTGAGCCATCTATCAAGGATGCTTTTGATTCGTGTGTTGAACAAGGGGCAAGGCGTGTTATAGTCAGCCCGTTTTTCTTGTTTCCTGGAAGACATTGGCACCAG GATATTCCTTCTCTCACGGCCGAAGCTGCAAAGGACCATCCAGAGGTTTCCTATGTCATCACTGCGCCTCTTGGTCTGCACGAACTGCTTGTG GATGTGGTGAACGACAGAATCACCTACTGCTTGAACCATGTTGCAGGCGAGAAGGAGGAGTGCTCAGTATGCGCTGGAACAGGAAAATGCCGGCTCTATAATTAG
- the LOC121769177 gene encoding sirohydrochlorin ferrochelatase, chloroplastic-like isoform X1, with translation MAASSSPLNLSSPKTRLELGRRPDCSVPNFVKLRRNPSKPKYLPSRLCVASAANGGGFRNPVVEGDGIIIVDHGSRRKESNLMLNEFVIMFRDKTKYPIVEPAHMELAEPSIKDAFDSCVEQGARRVIVSPFFLFPGRHWHQDIPSLTAEAAKDHPEVSYVITAPLGLHELLVDVVNDRITYCLNHVAGEKEECSVCAGTGKCRLYN, from the exons ATGGCGGCATCATCTTCTCCACTCAATTTAAGCAG CCCAAAAACTAGGTTAGAATTGGGGAGAAGGCCTGATTGTTCGGTTCCCAATTTTGTGAAATTGCGTCGGAATCCATCAAAACCCAAATATTTACCGTCAAGGTTGTGTGTGGCATCCGCCGCGAATGGCGGCGGATTTAGGAACCCAGTTGTTGAAGGTGATGGCATCATCATCGTCGACCACGGTTCGCGCCGAAAGGAATCCAATCTTATGCTGA ATGAATTCGTGATTATGTTTAGAGATAAAACGAAATATCCGATTGTGGAGCCTGCTCATATG GAACTGGCTGAGCCATCTATCAAGGATGCTTTTGATTCGTGTGTTGAACAAGGGGCAAGGCGTGTTATAGTCAGCCCGTTTTTCTTGTTTCCTGGAAGACATTGGCACCAG GATATTCCTTCTCTCACGGCCGAAGCTGCAAAGGACCATCCAGAGGTTTCCTATGTCATCACTGCGCCTCTTGGTCTGCACGAACTGCTTGTG GATGTGGTGAACGACAGAATCACCTACTGCTTGAACCATGTTGCAGGCGAGAAGGAGGAGTGCTCAGTATGCGCTGGAACAGGAAAATGCCGGCTCTATAATTAG
- the LOC121768683 gene encoding cysteine-rich receptor-like protein kinase 42 — protein sequence MKYMHFPSWIIALIFLAKFPPFSLSDPRISEAGFFCGLERPPANASAAYIPLFVRGMELLSQQVTANDWGSSAVHSTNASIYTLAQCHADLSHDDCLQCYAASRTRLPRCLPAAGGRIFLDGCFLRYGGYAFFNESVDPRSDAVNCNATAPNSTLPEAEFRRSVAEVIDNVTAEAAAQGRFAAAGIGGAFGLAECWNTVGAEGCRACLAKANSEIRRCLPRSEGRALNAGCYLRYSTQKFYNQSTASNHDSGVSRRGVIVAIAFSVVAFCMLCLFGGHAAYRRWERRKQERYNLGKISFSYNKSNLNFKYETLEKATNYFDPLRKLGQGGAGSVYRGTLPNGNTVAVKRLFFSTRQWVDEFFNEVNLISGIEHKNLVKLLGCSIEGPESLLVYEYVPNQSLEVCLFDKNRTKILNWKERYNIVVGTAEGIAFLHGGTEFRIIHRDIKGSNVLLDENLDAKIADFGLARNFAADKTHLSTGIAGTLGYMAPEYIVKGQLTEKADVYSFGVLVLEIVCGRKNNVFVEDSGSLLQTVWKLFKTDRLAESVDPSLKGDFPPTEASKVLEIGLLCAQASVAQRPSMVDVVRMLTDENCEVPEPKQPPFLNTSALSGSTTRSSYSINSLTSNPMTQPETSYPSSESFSIQSSEGQQSRSEEIRLK from the exons ATGAAATACATGCATTTCCCATCATGGATTATCGCTCTCATCTTCCTCGCCAAATTTccccccttttctctctccGACCCGCGAATTTCCGAGGCCGGCTTCTTCTGCGGCCTCGAGCGGCCGCCGGCGAACGCCAGCGCCGCCTACATCCCGCTCTTCGTGAGGGGTATGGAGCTCCTCTCGCAGCAGGTCACGGCCAACGACTGGGGCAGCTCCGCCGTCCACTCCACCAACGCGTCGATATACACCCTCGCGCAGTGCCACGCCGACCTCTCGCACGACGACTGCCTCCAGTGCTACGCCGCCAGCCGTACGCGCCTCCCGCGCTGCCTCCCCGCCGCCGGGGGGCGGATCTTCCTCGACGGATGCTTCCTCCGCTACGGCGGCTACGCCTTCTTCAACGAGAGCGTCGATCCTCGCTCCGACGCCGTCAATTGCAACGCCACGGCGCCGAATTCCACGCTGCCGGAGGCGGAGTTCAGGAGGAGCGTGGCGGAGGTGATCGACAACGTCACGGCAGAGGCGGCGGCGCAGGGGAGGTTCGCGGCGGCGGGGATCGGAGGCGCGTTCGGATTGGCGGAGTGCTGGAACACCGTCGGCGCGGAGGGGTGTAGGGCGTGTTTGGCAAAGGCGAATTCGGAAATTCGGCGGTGTTTGCCTCGCAGCGAAGGCCGCGCGTTGAATGCTGGTTGCTATTTGCGGTATTCTACGCAGAAATTCTACAATCAATCGACTGCATCAAATCATGACTCCG GTGTTTCTAGAAGAGGAGTGATTGTGGCCATTGCTTTCTCTGTGGTTGCTTTCTGTATGCTTTGCCTCTTTGGTGGTCACGCGGCCTATCGGAGATGGGAGAGACGAAAGCAAG AGCGTTATAATCTTGGCAAGATTTCATTTTCCTACAACAAGTCGAATTTGAACTTCAAATACGAGACCCTAGAGAAGGCGACCAACTATTTTGATCCGTTGAGGAAACTCGGGCAGGGAGGGGCAGGCTCTGTGTACAGAGGGACCCTCCCAAATGGGAACACCGTGGCTGTGAAGCGGCTCTTCTTCAGCACAAGGCAGTGGGTCGATGAGTTCTTCAACGAGGTGAACCTCATCAGTGGAATCGAGCACAAGAATCTCGTGAAACTTCTTGGCTGCAGCATTGAAGGCCCTGAAAGCCTTCTGGTTTATGAATATGTACCTAACCAGAGCCTTGAAGTCTGCCTCTTTG ATAAGAATCGGACGAAGATCTTGAACTGGAAGGAACGTTACAACATTGTGGTTGGAACAGCTGAGGGGATTGCCTTCCTTCATGGAGGCACTGAGTTCAGGATCATCCACAGAGACATCAAGGGAAGCAATGTTCTTCTTGATGAGAATCTTGATGCTAAGATAGCTGATTTTGGTCTTGCTCGGAATTTTGCAGCCGATAAAACTCATCTCAGCACAGGAATTGCAGGCACATT AGGATACATGGCGCCAGAGTACATAGTGAAAGGGCAGCTCACAGAGAAGGCTGACGTTTATAGCTTTGGCGTTCTGGTTCTTGAAATCGTTTGTGGAAGGAAGAACAATGTCTTTGTTGAGGACTCCGGATCTCTTCTACAAACA GTGTGGAAGCTCTTCAAGACGGATAGACTGGCAGAATCAGTCGACCCTTCTCTGAAGGGCGACTTCCCGCCAACAGAAGCTTCGAAAGTCTTGGAAATCGGGCTCCTCTGCGCCCAGGCATCCGTGGCTCAACGACCATCTATGGTGGACGTTGTTAGAATGCTGACAGATGAAAACTGTGAAGTCCCAGAACCGAAACAACCACCATTCTTGAACACTAGTGCCCTTTCCGGCAGCACTACCAGATCATCCTACAGCATCAACAGTTTGACATCAAACCCGATGACACAGCCGGAAACATCTTATCCCTCCTCAGAATCCTTCAGCATTCAGAGCTCAGAAGGGCAGCAATCAAGAAGTGAAGAGATCAGGTTAAAATAG